In Peribacillus simplex, the following are encoded in one genomic region:
- the nikC gene encoding nickel ABC transporter permease subunit NikC yields the protein MITSLRIMMRSQKVIVLCSIILSFLFIITILAPWIAPNDPIAVNLANKLQPSSFEYPLGTDYLGRCTLSRILYGARISLGFATLIFISSLGLGLIVGTIAGYKGGWVDQVLMRLCDGVMAFPNLLLILGLVGILGPGLKQVILALMLVQWVYYARIFRGMVLSLKEQNYIVAAKISGSSQWKIIKKHIVPNVLPPLAVMGTLEMGWAIMDISAMSFLGLGVQSPTPEWGAMINEGKSYIRANPELMLYPGLMIMLVVVTFNLLGEALSERFGVKRR from the coding sequence ATGATAACAAGTCTTCGCATTATGATGAGAAGTCAGAAAGTGATTGTCCTTTGTTCGATAATATTGAGCTTCCTATTTATCATCACGATCTTGGCTCCTTGGATTGCACCAAATGATCCTATTGCTGTCAATTTAGCTAATAAACTGCAGCCCTCTTCCTTTGAGTATCCATTGGGAACTGATTATTTAGGAAGATGCACGTTATCACGCATCTTATATGGAGCCCGCATTTCGTTAGGATTTGCCACATTAATCTTTATTTCATCTTTAGGATTAGGTTTGATTGTTGGAACCATTGCTGGTTATAAAGGTGGATGGGTGGACCAGGTGCTAATGAGACTTTGTGATGGTGTTATGGCATTTCCTAATCTCTTGCTCATTCTTGGACTTGTTGGTATATTGGGACCTGGCCTTAAACAAGTCATCTTAGCATTGATGCTTGTGCAATGGGTGTATTACGCGAGAATTTTTCGAGGTATGGTACTTAGTCTGAAAGAACAAAACTATATAGTGGCAGCTAAAATAAGTGGTTCTTCTCAATGGAAGATAATAAAGAAACATATTGTTCCAAATGTTCTCCCTCCACTCGCTGTTATGGGTACATTAGAAATGGGCTGGGCCATCATGGATATATCCGCCATGTCTTTTCTAGGTTTAGGTGTGCAATCCCCTACACCAGAATGGGGAGCAATGATTAATGAAGGGAAATCGTATATTCGGGCGAATCCAGAATTAATGCTATATCCAGGTTTGATGATTATGCTCGTTGTTGTCACCTTTAATTTATTAGGCGAAGCGCTATCAGAACGTTTTGGAGTCAAACGTCGTTAA
- the nikD gene encoding nickel import ATP-binding protein NikD — protein sequence MRTERSNVLKVSDLHVQVRTKDGASTIVQDINFELEKGKVLGLVGESGSGKTVTSMSILQLLDRKTTTIEGSITLQGRELNGLDDKEIREIRGKDIAFIMQNPMNSFTPVFTIGNQFIETIRSHTSLDKKQAKELAIDAMQNVNLPDPAKLLKSYPFQLSGGMLQRVMIAMAACLNPSVIIADEPTTALDVHNQLQVLRHLDKVRSEYGTSILLISHDLGVISEMADDVVVMQHGRMVETANVFELFDNPQHEYTKKLLNSRLILNHEEPITHML from the coding sequence TTGAGAACAGAACGATCGAATGTATTAAAAGTGAGCGATCTACATGTACAGGTACGAACAAAAGATGGTGCTTCCACCATCGTTCAGGATATTAATTTTGAACTGGAAAAAGGGAAGGTACTTGGTCTTGTTGGGGAAAGTGGGAGTGGTAAAACCGTTACGAGTATGTCCATTCTGCAGCTTCTTGATCGGAAAACAACGACGATTGAAGGTAGCATTACACTCCAAGGACGAGAATTGAATGGTTTAGACGATAAAGAAATACGTGAAATTCGTGGCAAGGATATTGCTTTTATTATGCAAAATCCGATGAATTCATTTACGCCTGTTTTTACAATTGGCAATCAATTTATCGAAACGATTAGGTCTCATACCTCATTGGATAAAAAACAAGCAAAAGAGCTTGCCATCGATGCGATGCAAAATGTAAACCTGCCAGATCCCGCGAAACTATTAAAAAGCTATCCTTTTCAATTGAGTGGAGGTATGCTTCAACGCGTGATGATTGCGATGGCCGCATGTTTAAATCCTTCCGTTATTATTGCTGATGAGCCGACAACTGCACTCGACGTTCATAACCAATTACAAGTACTTCGTCACTTGGATAAAGTTCGTTCTGAATATGGAACATCCATTTTACTCATTTCTCATGATCTGGGAGTCATTTCTGAAATGGCAGATGATGTAGTCGTCATGCAACATGGCAGAATGGTAGAAACTGCAAATGTATTTGAATTATTTGATAATCCGCAGCATGAGTATACAAAGAAACTGCTAAATTCCCGCCTTATCTTAAATCATGAAGAACCTATCACCCATATGTTGTGA
- the nikE gene encoding nickel import ATP-binding protein NikE translates to MSLLQVKAVTHSYNSHTFFKRKDHSKKVLTDISLSIDEGTCLGLLGTSGAGKSTLGKVILGLERPQQGQVLFQGHDIYTADKLIRQKIRRDLQVVFQDSYSSVNPRMTAEHIIGEPLENYEKLTVAEQKRTVIELLERVGLSEKDLKKYPHQFSGGQLQRINIARAISLKPLLIVLDESVSSLDMVNQTLILELLSELKKDFGLSYLFITHDIKAAYSIADTLGVLEKGELIELYDSKNQFFSSEHPVVKQMRGSILAEHPRFRSLPTRINKT, encoded by the coding sequence ATGAGTTTATTACAAGTAAAAGCAGTAACCCATAGCTATAATTCTCATACGTTTTTTAAAAGGAAAGACCATTCAAAAAAAGTCCTCACTGACATTTCCCTTTCTATTGACGAAGGAACATGTTTAGGACTACTTGGGACGAGTGGAGCTGGAAAAAGCACATTAGGAAAAGTAATTCTTGGATTAGAACGTCCACAGCAAGGACAAGTTCTGTTTCAAGGGCATGATATTTATACTGCTGATAAGCTTATTCGACAAAAGATACGCCGAGATCTACAAGTCGTCTTTCAAGATTCGTATTCATCTGTCAATCCACGAATGACAGCCGAGCATATTATAGGCGAACCATTAGAAAACTATGAAAAACTAACCGTAGCCGAACAAAAAAGAACCGTTATTGAGTTATTGGAAAGAGTAGGCCTAAGTGAGAAGGATTTAAAAAAATACCCACACCAATTTAGCGGTGGACAATTGCAAAGAATTAATATTGCTAGAGCAATCTCTCTTAAGCCACTGCTAATCGTCTTAGACGAATCCGTAAGCAGTCTGGATATGGTTAATCAAACACTAATTTTAGAATTATTAAGTGAGTTAAAAAAAGACTTCGGCTTATCTTATCTTTTTATTACACATGATATTAAAGCGGCCTATTCAATCGCGGATACTTTGGGTGTACTGGAAAAAGGAGAATTAATCGAGCTTTACGATTCTAAAAATCAGTTTTTTTCATCAGAACATCCTGTCGTCAAACAGATGAGAGGTTCTATCCTTGCTGAGCATCCACGTTTTCGTTCTCTTCCAACGAGGATTAACAAGACTTAG